A genome region from Bacillaceae bacterium IKA-2 includes the following:
- a CDS encoding helix-turn-helix transcriptional regulator encodes MSRNLEKEFGKVLKEYRNNAGHSQESLALKCGLDRTYISLLERGLRSPTINTIFSICSVLNVRPSQLISKVEERLR; translated from the coding sequence ATGAGTAGGAACCTTGAGAAGGAATTTGGTAAAGTCTTAAAAGAGTATAGAAATAATGCTGGTCATTCCCAAGAATCATTAGCTTTAAAATGTGGATTAGATAGAACATATATTAGCTTATTGGAAAGAGGACTAAGAAGTCCAACAATAAATACGATATTTTCTATTTGTTCAGTATTAAACGTTAGACCTAGTCAGCTTATTTCTAAAGTTGAAGAAAGATTAAGATAA
- a CDS encoding site-specific integrase: protein MKPTDFSRYLTGFLTKYLPGEMGFSINTIASYRDTFVLFLTFIKDKKGIKTNSLTLGMINKEMVIHFLDWIETERGCSTATRNVRLAALHSFFQYLQYQSPDNLLEWQRILGIRVKKTETKSISYLTLNGIRLLLEMPDQSTKIGRRDLALLSIMYESGGRVQEIIDLTPSQVRFDRPCTVKLIGKGNKARIVPLMDAPLDLLNRYMDEQGLLSLSANMYPLFCNKRGEKLTRAGVNYILDKYARKARIKDQILIPERFSCHCLRHSKAMHLLQAGVNLIYIRDILGHRSVQTTEIYAKVDSKQKREAIEKAYTDVVPKGAPSWQKSGDLLEWLKRFDK, encoded by the coding sequence ATGAAGCCGACTGATTTCTCTCGCTATCTGACAGGATTTCTTACAAAATACCTGCCAGGAGAAATGGGGTTCAGTATAAATACGATTGCCTCTTATAGAGACACATTTGTACTTTTCCTTACATTTATCAAGGATAAAAAAGGAATAAAAACAAATTCTCTGACGCTGGGCATGATTAATAAGGAAATGGTTATTCACTTTCTTGACTGGATAGAAACAGAGCGTGGCTGTAGTACAGCCACAAGGAACGTCCGCCTTGCGGCATTACACTCTTTCTTCCAATATCTCCAGTATCAGAGCCCCGATAATCTTTTGGAATGGCAGAGAATCCTTGGAATCCGGGTTAAGAAAACAGAAACAAAATCAATCAGTTACCTAACGCTTAATGGGATCAGACTACTTTTGGAAATGCCTGATCAGTCAACTAAAATAGGACGAAGAGATCTTGCTCTTTTGTCAATTATGTATGAAAGCGGTGGAAGAGTACAGGAAATCATTGACCTCACTCCGTCACAAGTACGTTTTGACAGACCATGTACTGTAAAGTTAATTGGTAAGGGGAATAAAGCCCGGATAGTCCCTCTGATGGATGCTCCGTTAGATTTATTAAATCGATATATGGATGAGCAGGGGCTGTTAAGTTTGTCAGCAAACATGTACCCATTGTTCTGTAACAAAAGAGGAGAAAAACTGACCCGGGCAGGGGTGAATTACATACTAGATAAATATGCACGCAAGGCTCGTATTAAAGATCAAATATTAATCCCAGAACGATTTAGCTGTCATTGTCTGAGACATTCAAAAGCTATGCACTTACTCCAAGCAGGAGTTAATCTCATATACATCCGTGATATACTAGGTCACCGTTCTGTCCAAACAACTGAAATTTACGCTAAGGTAGATTCAAAACAAAAAAGAGAAGCAATTGAAAAAGCATATACAGATGTTGTACCAAAAGGTGCACCTTCTTGGCAAAAAAGTGGAGATTTATTGGAATGGCTAAAAAGATTTGATAAATAA
- a CDS encoding tyrosine-type recombinase/integrase, with translation MMPNYCGIYAGLIEQYIDFKRNLGYKFVDATYTLSLFDRFTIDNAVLKLGLSKEIVDKWSEKRPNESDKTRYARIHYIAKFSAYLNDMGYPSHIPRLPKKYSSTFVPHIFSKKEVNAFFDACDTLKVNRRFETTVYVLPALFRMLYGCGIRISEALSLTCKDVDLDAKNIIVRETKNGKDRILPLSETLTEVCIQYRNVRPGKYEPKGYFFIKNNGQKCNAKAIYEWFRKILWNAGIPHGGKGFGPRMHDFRHTFSVHSLVKMSEAGLDLYYSLPILSKYLGHQSLEATDKYVRLTSDMYPDLIREVDNVCAYVFPEVDHYEAD, from the coding sequence ATGATGCCGAACTATTGTGGTATTTATGCTGGTTTAATCGAACAGTACATTGATTTCAAAAGAAACCTCGGTTACAAGTTTGTTGATGCCACTTACACACTTTCGTTATTTGACAGATTTACAATAGATAATGCCGTATTAAAACTCGGTCTATCAAAGGAGATTGTTGATAAATGGAGTGAGAAGCGTCCAAATGAATCAGACAAGACACGTTATGCGAGGATTCATTATATTGCAAAATTTTCCGCCTATTTAAATGATATGGGATATCCATCACATATACCGAGATTGCCTAAAAAGTACAGCAGTACGTTTGTACCACATATTTTCTCGAAAAAGGAAGTGAATGCATTCTTCGATGCATGTGATACGCTTAAAGTTAATAGACGATTTGAAACAACTGTGTATGTACTCCCCGCTTTATTTAGAATGCTATATGGCTGTGGCATCCGTATCAGCGAAGCGTTATCCCTAACATGTAAGGATGTTGATCTTGATGCAAAAAATATTATTGTCAGGGAAACGAAAAACGGCAAAGACCGAATACTCCCATTATCTGAAACACTAACTGAGGTGTGTATTCAATATAGGAATGTTCGTCCCGGCAAATATGAACCGAAAGGTTATTTTTTTATCAAGAACAATGGGCAAAAATGTAATGCCAAGGCAATATATGAATGGTTCAGAAAAATACTCTGGAATGCAGGAATTCCACATGGTGGGAAGGGTTTTGGCCCAAGAATGCATGACTTTCGTCACACTTTCAGTGTACACTCTCTTGTGAAAATGTCAGAAGCTGGGCTAGATTTATACTACTCACTCCCAATATTATCAAAATATCTTGGGCATCAGTCATTAGAGGCTACAGATAAGTATGTAAGGCTAACATCTGACATGTACCCTGATTTAATTAGAGAAGTAGATAACGTTTGTGCCTATGTATTTCCGGAGGTTGACCATTATGAAGCCGACTGA
- the istB gene encoding IS21-like element helper ATPase IstB translates to MQIQEMAHILKLPYIKTNYQMLLDEANHTNMTHRELISRLLERELELRLENGLKHRLRRAKFPLNKYLEDFDKSKYHKKFIPKFEELETLQFIENKENIILIGSPGCGKSHYSIGLGIKACLEGKSVLFISVPNLIIELKEAMSESKLSQYKTKFEKYSLVVLDELGYVSFDKIGCEILFNLLSNRNDKGSIIITTNLAFDRWEEIFKDPMLTGAIVDRLAHKSHILDISREVSHRFEETMSWLKPTK, encoded by the coding sequence ATGCAAATACAAGAAATGGCCCATATACTAAAATTACCCTATATAAAAACCAATTATCAAATGCTTCTTGATGAAGCAAACCATACAAACATGACCCACCGAGAGCTGATAAGTCGTCTACTCGAAAGAGAATTAGAACTAAGGCTTGAGAATGGTTTAAAACATAGACTCAGAAGGGCTAAATTCCCTCTTAACAAGTACTTAGAAGACTTCGACAAGAGTAAGTACCATAAGAAATTTATACCGAAATTCGAAGAACTAGAAACGTTGCAGTTCATTGAAAATAAAGAAAATATAATCTTAATAGGATCTCCTGGCTGCGGGAAATCACATTATAGTATTGGGCTTGGTATTAAGGCGTGTTTGGAAGGCAAAAGTGTATTGTTTATCTCTGTACCTAACTTAATAATAGAGTTAAAAGAAGCAATGAGTGAAAGCAAACTATCGCAATATAAAACCAAATTTGAAAAGTACAGTCTTGTCGTTTTAGATGAACTGGGATACGTATCATTTGACAAAATTGGTTGTGAAATACTATTTAATTTATTATCAAATAGAAACGATAAAGGATCAATAATCATAACAACAAACTTGGCTTTTGATCGCTGGGAAGAGATTTTTAAAGACCCGATGCTTACTGGTGCAATTGTAGATAGACTTGCTCACAAATCACATATCTTAGATATTTCACGAGAAGTAAGTCACCGATTTGAAGAGACAATGTCATGGCTAAAACCAACTAAATAA
- a CDS encoding restriction endonuclease subunit S: protein MRKMKDSGISWLGEIPTDWEAVKIKHALKERKENNKPQKTDNILSLLKDRGVIPYREKGDIGNKSKENLEDYKLAYPGDIVLNSMNVIIGSVGLSKYFGAVSPVYYMLKNRYSKDSIEYFNYVFQTEEFQKSLIGYGNGILAHRMRIQMLKLNTVMIPYPLPELQKEISTYLDQKVDFIDNIIEKTKESIKEYKKYKQSLITETVTKGLNPNVKMKDSGIEWIGEVPEHWEARKLKYDFEIVKRIAGELGYNVLSITQQGLKVKDIVSNDGQQSSDYSKYQHVYSGDYAMNLWIC from the coding sequence ATGAGAAAAATGAAAGATAGTGGAATATCTTGGTTGGGAGAAATTCCGACTGATTGGGAAGCGGTTAAAATCAAGCATGCTTTAAAAGAAAGAAAAGAAAATAATAAGCCTCAAAAAACAGATAATATTCTTTCTTTGCTTAAAGATAGAGGTGTAATCCCATATCGTGAGAAAGGTGATATTGGAAATAAGTCAAAAGAAAATCTTGAAGATTACAAACTTGCATATCCTGGTGATATCGTCTTAAATAGTATGAATGTTATTATTGGTTCTGTAGGTTTGTCAAAATATTTTGGTGCAGTAAGCCCAGTATACTATATGTTAAAAAATAGATATTCCAAGGATTCAATTGAATATTTTAATTATGTTTTTCAAACTGAGGAGTTTCAAAAATCCTTAATTGGTTATGGAAATGGCATTCTTGCACATAGAATGAGAATTCAGATGCTAAAGCTAAATACAGTCATGATTCCTTATCCTTTACCAGAGTTACAAAAAGAAATCTCCACCTACCTCGACCAAAAAGTCGACTTCATCGACAACATCATCGAGAAAACAAAAGAGTCAATTAAAGAATACAAGAAGTACAAGCAGTCTCTTATCACAGAAACCGTAACAAAAGGATTAAATCCCAATGTAAAGATGAAGGATTCTGGGATTGAGTGGATTGGAGAAGTGCCTGAGCATTGGGAAGCAAGGAAATTAAAATATGATTTTGAAATAGTAAAACGTATTGCTGGTGAGTTGGGTTACAATGTTTTGTCAATAACTCAGCAAGGTCTTAAGGTGAAAGATATTGTTTCAAATGATGGTCAACAATCTTCAGACTACAGTAAATATCAACATGTATATTCTGGGGATTATGCTATGAACCTATGGATTTGTTAA
- a CDS encoding nucleotidyltransferase, translating into MEMKNLNSKFNTFYGKRVVLSKKEKNSLFQKKNLNIERLKEGLKEYNEEKGKSYKLAEQPIVQGSVAMSTVIQNESNDYDIDVAIVFEKDQLPEGTIATKNIIVDALKRKCTNFKKEPTAKTNCVRIEYQDGYHIDFAIYRRYKKNDSDDSYTYEHCGSQWGDRNPRAITKWFVDENKEKNYQLREVVRLLKMFSKSRDGWVNMPGGLIQSVLSNEQFQSYERMDECFYYTIQAIKDRLAEETEVVNPTDTTMSTKLVDKDDMKMVNLYNRLSDKLSKLDILFDDNCTDYQAIEAWEAFFNHPYWTEQKQKLTKALESYVSLNETEEFIRYRETEEFIQHQMPINYQSQYVIELDCKVTHKNGKTVGWLQSMIEKREILLPGYQLNFAAKTNVPSPFEVYWKVRNRGGKAREEDMIRGEIVRTDNLIYQEVTSFKGKHFVECYIVRNGECVAKQRINVEIKVS; encoded by the coding sequence ATGGAAATGAAGAATCTGAACAGTAAGTTTAATACGTTTTATGGGAAACGTGTCGTCTTGTCAAAAAAGGAAAAAAATTCCCTTTTTCAAAAAAAGAATCTAAACATTGAACGTTTGAAGGAAGGGTTAAAAGAATACAACGAGGAGAAAGGGAAGAGTTACAAGTTAGCAGAACAACCCATTGTTCAAGGAAGTGTAGCAATGTCTACCGTCATTCAAAACGAGAGCAATGATTATGATATAGATGTTGCAATTGTTTTTGAAAAAGACCAACTTCCAGAAGGAACAATTGCCACAAAGAATATCATAGTTGATGCCTTAAAAAGAAAATGTACGAATTTCAAGAAAGAACCCACAGCTAAAACGAATTGTGTCCGTATAGAGTATCAAGATGGATATCATATTGATTTTGCTATCTACCGAAGATATAAAAAGAATGATTCGGATGACAGCTACACATATGAACATTGTGGTAGTCAATGGGGAGATAGAAATCCAAGAGCCATAACGAAATGGTTTGTGGATGAAAATAAAGAAAAGAATTATCAATTAAGAGAAGTTGTTAGGTTGTTAAAAATGTTCTCCAAATCAAGAGATGGTTGGGTAAACATGCCTGGTGGACTCATTCAAAGTGTTTTATCAAATGAACAATTTCAGTCCTATGAAAGAATGGATGAATGTTTCTATTACACCATCCAAGCGATTAAAGATAGATTAGCAGAAGAAACAGAAGTAGTTAATCCAACAGATACAACCATGAGCACTAAGTTAGTCGACAAAGATGATATGAAAATGGTCAATTTATACAATAGGCTGAGCGATAAGCTATCCAAATTAGATATTCTTTTTGATGACAATTGTACCGATTATCAGGCAATCGAAGCATGGGAAGCATTTTTTAATCATCCTTATTGGACAGAACAAAAACAAAAACTTACAAAGGCTTTGGAATCCTATGTGTCTCTTAATGAAACAGAAGAATTTATTCGTTATCGTGAAACAGAAGAGTTTATTCAACACCAAATGCCAATAAACTATCAATCTCAATATGTAATAGAGTTAGATTGTAAGGTAACTCATAAAAATGGCAAAACGGTTGGCTGGTTACAATCTATGATTGAAAAGAGAGAGATACTTTTACCAGGTTATCAGTTGAACTTTGCTGCTAAAACAAATGTTCCTTCACCTTTTGAGGTGTATTGGAAAGTGAGGAATAGAGGTGGGAAGGCAAGGGAAGAAGATATGATTCGCGGGGAAATTGTCCGAACGGATAACTTGATTTATCAGGAAGTGACCTCTTTCAAAGGGAAGCATTTCGTTGAATGCTATATAGTAAGAAATGGAGAATGTGTTGCAAAACAAAGAATTAATGTTGAAATTAAGGTATCCTAA
- a CDS encoding DEAD/DEAH box helicase family protein, with protein sequence MEYKEKRFEDDIESFLLAHGGYVKGNMSTYDAGHSIDLPKLVSFIKTTQENEWERYEKIYGEESEKKLLKRFNEEVNAHGLIHVLRNGINDRGVKLKVCFFKPESTLNPDLVRNYDNNILSLTRQFAYSTVNRNTIDMVISLNGIPIIAIELKNQITGQSVENAKKQFMYDRNPKEICFHFNKRFLVYFAVDLYEVAMTTLLKGKDTFFLPFNQGSGGAGCVGGAGNPQNPNGYNTSYLWEQVLAKDSLMNIIQRFLHLSVDRKKEIKDGREMVRKSEKIIFPRYHQLDVVTKLVDDVKKKGSGNNYLIQHSAGSGKSNSIGWVCYRLASLHDENNNSIFTSVIVVTDRKVLDSQLQDTISGFDHSYGLIETIGDGKSSKDLRDAINSGKKIIVTTLQKFPVIYEEIESNKGRRFAVIVDEAHSSQTGTSAQKLKTALADNEEALREFARIEGDEEEKYEDFEDKLVKELISHGKHKNLSFFAFTATPKEKTLEMFGNRHTDGTFHPFHIYSMKQAIDEDFIFDILKNYMTYSTCFKIAKSTPENPELPESEAKKAIKRYESLHQYNLQQKTAIMVEYFRDVTMKKIGGQAKGMVVTASRLHAVRYYKEFKKYIKHKGYTDLDVLIAFSGTVSDNGDDYTEPGLNRTKSGEKVSEKQLPEVFRGDEFNMLIVAEKYQTGFDEPLLHTMFVDKKLSGVKAVQTLSRLNRTAKGKVDTFIMDFVNEKEDILKAFKPYYKETVLDEEINVNLIYDTKTLVRSFRLFNDEDVEKFNKIYYKSGTQSTTDLGKITSLFTPILKSFTKLSEDDQFKFKKAVRNFVKWYSYIVQITRMFDKELQKEYNFMKYMDKVLPNSVFEKVNLEDKIKLEFYRLDKSFEGQIALDSPGEYVVIENPKKVDTGKGKDDKDELLEAIIEHINQRFNGVFTEGDKVIVETIYGKVLISNKKLARYAKKNNAEVFQESIFPDVFKSVAHECYSQQMDAFKKLFEDKEFYNTIMQEIAKETYRSFRNS encoded by the coding sequence TTGGAATATAAAGAAAAACGATTTGAAGATGACATTGAAAGTTTCCTGTTAGCACATGGTGGATATGTTAAAGGCAACATGTCTACCTATGATGCAGGACATTCAATAGATTTGCCAAAACTGGTGTCTTTCATCAAAACCACACAAGAAAATGAATGGGAACGATACGAGAAAATATATGGAGAGGAATCTGAAAAAAAACTCTTAAAGAGATTTAATGAAGAAGTTAATGCTCATGGTTTAATCCATGTACTCAGAAATGGCATCAATGACAGGGGTGTTAAATTAAAGGTTTGTTTCTTCAAGCCAGAATCAACGCTCAATCCCGACCTTGTTAGAAATTATGACAACAATATTTTGAGTCTAACAAGACAGTTTGCTTATTCAACTGTAAATCGGAATACAATAGATATGGTGATTTCACTAAACGGTATTCCAATAATTGCAATTGAACTTAAAAACCAAATCACTGGACAATCCGTTGAAAATGCTAAGAAGCAATTCATGTACGACAGAAACCCCAAAGAAATCTGTTTTCACTTCAATAAGCGATTCTTAGTATATTTTGCAGTAGATTTGTATGAAGTGGCTATGACAACACTGCTTAAGGGAAAAGACACTTTCTTTTTACCGTTTAATCAAGGTTCTGGAGGTGCAGGTTGTGTTGGTGGTGCGGGTAATCCACAGAACCCTAATGGATACAATACTTCATATCTGTGGGAACAAGTATTAGCTAAAGATTCACTAATGAATATTATTCAAAGATTCCTGCATCTTAGCGTTGATAGAAAAAAAGAAATTAAAGATGGTAGAGAAATGGTTAGGAAAAGTGAGAAGATTATCTTTCCACGATACCATCAACTTGATGTAGTCACAAAATTAGTCGATGATGTAAAGAAAAAAGGTTCTGGAAATAATTATCTGATTCAACATAGTGCTGGTTCAGGTAAAAGTAACAGCATCGGCTGGGTGTGTTATCGGTTAGCAAGCTTACATGATGAAAATAACAACAGTATTTTCACTTCAGTCATTGTTGTTACTGACCGTAAAGTTTTAGACAGCCAGCTTCAAGATACTATTTCTGGGTTTGACCATTCTTACGGATTAATTGAGACTATTGGAGATGGAAAATCCTCAAAGGATTTGCGTGATGCCATCAATAGTGGCAAGAAGATAATTGTGACAACGCTTCAAAAGTTCCCAGTAATTTATGAGGAGATAGAAAGCAATAAAGGCAGAAGATTTGCAGTTATAGTTGACGAAGCACATTCGAGCCAGACAGGAACTAGTGCTCAAAAGCTTAAAACAGCACTTGCAGATAATGAAGAAGCCCTGAGAGAATTCGCAAGAATCGAAGGCGATGAAGAAGAAAAGTATGAAGACTTTGAAGACAAACTGGTCAAAGAACTCATTTCTCATGGCAAGCATAAAAATCTTTCTTTTTTTGCTTTTACAGCTACTCCCAAAGAAAAAACTCTTGAAATGTTTGGGAACAGACATACGGATGGAACGTTTCACCCATTCCATATATACTCGATGAAGCAAGCTATCGATGAAGATTTTATTTTTGATATTTTAAAGAATTATATGACTTACAGTACGTGTTTTAAGATTGCTAAAAGTACACCTGAAAATCCAGAATTACCCGAAAGTGAAGCTAAGAAAGCTATAAAACGGTACGAATCACTACATCAATATAACTTACAGCAAAAAACAGCTATTATGGTTGAATACTTTAGAGATGTTACGATGAAGAAAATTGGCGGACAAGCCAAAGGTATGGTTGTTACGGCTTCAAGGCTTCATGCAGTTCGTTATTACAAGGAATTTAAGAAGTATATTAAACATAAGGGGTATACTGATTTAGACGTGTTAATAGCCTTCTCAGGGACCGTTAGTGACAATGGAGACGATTATACCGAACCTGGGCTGAATAGAACTAAAAGTGGTGAAAAGGTTAGTGAGAAGCAATTGCCAGAAGTGTTCCGTGGCGACGAGTTCAATATGCTTATCGTTGCTGAAAAATACCAAACGGGTTTTGATGAACCGTTACTCCACACAATGTTCGTAGATAAGAAATTGTCAGGTGTAAAAGCAGTACAAACGCTGTCAAGGTTAAATAGAACTGCTAAAGGAAAAGTCGACACATTCATTATGGATTTTGTAAATGAGAAAGAAGATATCTTAAAGGCGTTCAAGCCATATTACAAAGAAACTGTGCTTGATGAAGAAATCAATGTAAATCTCATTTACGATACCAAAACACTGGTTAGAAGCTTCAGGTTGTTTAATGATGAGGATGTTGAAAAGTTCAACAAGATTTATTATAAATCTGGTACTCAATCAACAACCGACCTTGGTAAAATCACGAGCTTGTTTACTCCAATTCTGAAGTCTTTTACAAAGCTTAGCGAGGATGACCAATTTAAATTTAAGAAAGCTGTTCGAAATTTTGTGAAATGGTATTCGTACATTGTCCAAATCACAAGAATGTTCGATAAGGAGCTTCAAAAAGAATACAACTTTATGAAATACATGGACAAAGTGCTTCCCAATAGCGTGTTTGAGAAAGTAAATCTAGAAGATAAAATCAAGCTTGAATTTTACAGACTTGATAAGAGCTTCGAAGGGCAAATTGCTCTTGACTCTCCAGGAGAGTATGTGGTCATAGAAAACCCTAAGAAAGTAGATACTGGTAAAGGTAAAGATGATAAGGATGAACTGCTCGAAGCAATTATTGAACATATCAATCAACGATTCAATGGTGTATTTACCGAAGGAGACAAAGTTATCGTTGAAACGATATACGGAAAAGTTTTAATTAGCAATAAGAAACTTGCCAGATATGCTAAGAAAAATAATGCGGAAGTGTTTCAAGAAAGTATTTTCCCTGACGTTTTCAAATCTGTTGCACACGAATGTTATTCACAACAGATGGATGCGTTTAAAAAGCTATTTGAAGATAAGGAGTTTTACAATACAATAATGCAAGAGATTGCTAAAGAAACATATAGAAGTTTTAGAAATTCTTAA
- a CDS encoding SAVED domain-containing protein: MSNFFTKVTKIFKGWHEKKITLLLITSGIGVMSTGFVQDWWKSVVISFINEVFGTQIIYTKEPTNYVYLALATIAGGGLIALGLWFYFKTKEKVKKQTMLQIRHSSIESVDYSKGDIDLSDYNIEPYPILQTEELKVINEPNLRHALREQEKITAKILQRLDGNADIEVSYWGLAHIPLLFLLGFQVADKSNSSFFEWNQNQLRWEKVKGKQVVYPPLMVEKNDSKQNVEETKEVVVKVGVTYPVNDADLSGLHLDSLNSYYLHLEPPHRNAIVCMEQLNEYQKKFRQVLDEINQTYPQLERIHLFYSGQPSLAYRLGSAISPRMDKEIWVYNYVGLSQPKYNWAINLKKIGNLINIKLTGEKRNGNEESEQ, encoded by the coding sequence TTGAGTAACTTTTTTACAAAAGTAACAAAAATATTTAAAGGGTGGCATGAAAAGAAAATTACTTTGTTATTAATTACAAGTGGAATCGGTGTAATGTCAACTGGATTTGTACAAGATTGGTGGAAAAGTGTAGTCATATCTTTTATAAACGAAGTGTTTGGTACTCAAATAATATACACTAAAGAACCAACGAACTATGTTTATTTAGCACTAGCGACTATTGCTGGTGGTGGGTTAATCGCTTTAGGACTCTGGTTTTATTTCAAAACAAAAGAGAAGGTTAAGAAGCAAACGATGTTGCAAATTCGCCATTCTTCTATCGAATCGGTGGATTACTCCAAGGGTGATATTGATTTATCAGATTACAACATCGAGCCGTATCCGATTCTTCAAACAGAAGAACTTAAAGTCATTAATGAACCTAATCTACGACATGCTCTAAGGGAACAGGAAAAAATAACGGCAAAAATTCTTCAACGCTTGGATGGGAATGCGGATATAGAAGTATCTTATTGGGGATTGGCTCACATTCCACTTCTCTTTCTGCTTGGATTTCAAGTAGCTGACAAGTCAAACAGTTCCTTTTTTGAGTGGAATCAGAACCAATTAAGATGGGAAAAAGTGAAAGGAAAACAAGTGGTGTATCCGCCTTTAATGGTTGAGAAAAATGATTCAAAACAAAATGTAGAAGAAACAAAGGAAGTCGTGGTGAAAGTAGGAGTAACTTACCCTGTAAATGATGCCGACCTAAGTGGGCTTCATTTAGATAGTTTGAACTCTTATTATTTGCATTTAGAACCACCTCACCGAAATGCGATTGTTTGCATGGAGCAACTTAATGAATATCAGAAGAAGTTTCGCCAGGTTTTAGATGAAATAAATCAAACATATCCTCAATTGGAGAGGATTCATTTGTTCTATTCTGGACAACCCTCTTTAGCTTATCGTTTGGGAAGCGCCATTTCTCCGAGAATGGATAAGGAAATTTGGGTTTATAACTATGTGGGTTTATCTCAGCCAAAATACAATTGGGCAATTAATCTTAAGAAAATAGGGAACTTAATAAATATAAAATTAACGGGGGAGAAACGGAATGGAAATGAAGAATCTGAACAGTAA
- a CDS encoding site-specific integrase, giving the protein MEQKYQTFEQLSSEVVKSLRDMSYSESRISQYRSAWQKLATFMENNQIEYYSASVGGAFIADFIGTGKYEEFSHWEKSIIRCVDVLTEFQSTGTFQYRRAKKSYQFYGCIGNPMVDFLNHRKSLGITENTLGHYRLNLHRFLSFFNEEGVMETEAIKKQHILGFVNQLGFYTPATRHSMLTTLRGFMRYLHDNGYTGIDFSYLIPKDNYKKQCKLPTTYTKNEVESLINTVDRSSPKGKRDAAMILLAARLGLRASDICLLKFENIHWEKNTITLVQQKTKNKIEHPLLIEIGEAIIDYLKYGRPKSDLPYVFLHAIPPYNCLNRSTLHSIVTFYLRRAGIKNITEKKHGPHALRHSLAGQLLEQKIPIHVISEVLGHKNTESTKTYLRIDLTSLSQCALDVPLLKTPFYAKEVE; this is encoded by the coding sequence ATGGAACAAAAATATCAAACATTTGAACAACTGTCCTCAGAAGTAGTTAAATCCCTTCGGGATATGTCCTATTCCGAATCAAGGATAAGCCAATATCGTTCCGCGTGGCAAAAACTGGCTACTTTTATGGAAAACAATCAGATTGAGTATTATTCAGCGTCAGTAGGTGGAGCATTTATAGCTGACTTTATTGGTACTGGGAAATACGAGGAATTTAGCCATTGGGAAAAGAGCATAATCCGGTGTGTGGATGTTCTAACTGAATTTCAGTCTACAGGAACGTTCCAATACAGAAGGGCAAAGAAATCCTACCAATTTTATGGTTGCATCGGTAATCCTATGGTGGATTTCCTTAATCACCGAAAATCTTTGGGTATTACAGAAAATACGCTTGGTCATTACCGATTAAATCTTCATCGCTTTCTTAGTTTTTTTAATGAAGAAGGAGTCATGGAAACCGAAGCAATTAAAAAACAACACATTTTAGGATTTGTGAATCAGCTTGGTTTTTATACACCTGCAACGCGCCACAGCATGCTTACCACTTTACGTGGGTTTATGAGATATCTACATGACAATGGGTATACAGGGATTGACTTTTCATACCTAATTCCAAAAGACAATTACAAGAAGCAATGTAAACTACCCACGACATATACGAAAAATGAAGTTGAATCATTAATCAATACTGTTGACAGAAGTAGCCCAAAAGGGAAGCGTGATGCTGCTATGATACTATTGGCTGCACGATTGGGATTGAGGGCTTCTGACATCTGTCTGTTGAAGTTTGAAAACATACACTGGGAAAAGAATACAATTACACTTGTTCAACAAAAGACTAAAAATAAGATTGAGCATCCACTTTTAATAGAAATAGGAGAGGCTATTATCGATTATCTGAAGTATGGACGGCCTAAATCTGATCTTCCTTATGTCTTCCTACATGCAATCCCGCCATATAACTGCCTAAATAGATCGACTTTGCATAGCATTGTTACTTTTTATCTCCGTCGTGCTGGCATTAAAAACATAACAGAAAAGAAACATGGTCCTCATGCTTTGAGGCACAGTCTTGCTGGGCAACTACTGGAACAAAAAATACCCATCCATGTTATATCAGAAGTGCTAGGTCACAAGAATACCGAAAGCACAAAAACTTATTTACGAATAGACTTAACATCTTTGAGCCAATGCGCATTAGATGTTCCACTCTTAAAAACGCCATTTTATGCCAAGGAGGTGGAATGA